In Streptomyces sp. NBC_01426, one genomic interval encodes:
- a CDS encoding discoidin domain-containing protein translates to MHSRMRALTAAALLAGAVTALPAAPAQAAGSVVKVTGSQGNWQLSVNGSPYLVKGVTWGPSPADAARLLPDVKSLGANTVRTWGTDASSRPLFDAAANNGIKVVAGFWLQPGGGPGSGGCTNYVTDTGYKNTMLAEFSRWVETYRDHPAVLMWNVGNESVLGLQNCYSGTELENQRNAYTTFVNDVAKAIHRIDANHPVTSTDAWVGAWTYYKRNSPDLDLYSVNSYKEVCGVRQAWEQGGYTKPYLITETGPAGEWEVPNDANGVPLEPGDKAKADGYTGAWNCVTGHRGVALGATVFHYGTEYDFGGHWFNLTPAGERRHMYYAVKRAYGGNTAGDDLPPTVAVPSVADPGAVPAGKEVTVQAPATDPEGDPLAYEVLWGGKYVDGGGGLVSAPSTHLGNGTLKVTAPAKTGVWKLYVKAKDGRGNVGVEQRSVRVVPPPVAGTDVARGRPTTASTYQNDGYGGCPCAPQLATDGRDDTRWATTWADQQWLQVDLGSVKQLRHAQLVWESAYGKAYTVKVSDDGQNWRTAYATSSGDGGIDDFDIAASGRYVRLELTQRGTGYGYSLFHFGVYA, encoded by the coding sequence ATGCACTCCCGCATGCGCGCCCTCACCGCGGCCGCCCTGCTCGCGGGCGCCGTCACCGCACTCCCCGCGGCCCCGGCGCAGGCAGCCGGCAGCGTGGTCAAGGTGACCGGCTCCCAGGGCAACTGGCAGCTCAGCGTGAACGGTTCGCCGTACCTCGTCAAAGGCGTCACCTGGGGTCCGTCCCCGGCCGACGCCGCCCGACTCCTGCCCGACGTGAAATCGCTGGGCGCCAACACCGTCCGCACCTGGGGCACGGACGCGAGCAGCCGCCCGCTGTTCGACGCGGCCGCGAACAACGGCATCAAGGTGGTCGCCGGGTTCTGGCTCCAGCCGGGCGGCGGCCCGGGCAGCGGCGGCTGCACGAACTACGTCACGGACACCGGCTACAAGAACACCATGCTCGCCGAGTTCTCGCGCTGGGTGGAGACCTATCGCGACCACCCGGCCGTGCTGATGTGGAACGTCGGCAACGAGTCCGTGCTCGGCCTGCAGAACTGCTACTCCGGAACCGAGTTGGAGAACCAGCGCAACGCCTACACCACCTTCGTCAACGACGTCGCGAAGGCCATCCACCGGATCGACGCCAACCACCCCGTCACCTCCACGGACGCGTGGGTGGGAGCGTGGACGTACTACAAGCGCAACTCCCCCGACCTGGACCTGTACTCGGTCAACTCCTACAAGGAGGTCTGCGGGGTCCGGCAGGCGTGGGAGCAGGGTGGGTACACCAAGCCCTACCTGATCACCGAAACCGGTCCGGCCGGTGAGTGGGAGGTGCCGAACGACGCGAACGGCGTACCGCTGGAGCCGGGCGACAAGGCCAAGGCGGACGGTTACACCGGTGCGTGGAACTGCGTCACGGGCCACCGGGGGGTGGCGCTGGGCGCGACGGTCTTCCACTACGGCACCGAGTACGACTTCGGCGGGCACTGGTTCAACCTGACCCCCGCCGGGGAGCGCCGGCACATGTACTACGCCGTCAAGCGGGCCTACGGCGGCAACACGGCGGGCGACGACCTGCCGCCCACCGTGGCCGTGCCGTCGGTGGCGGACCCGGGGGCGGTCCCCGCGGGCAAGGAGGTGACGGTCCAGGCCCCGGCGACCGACCCGGAGGGCGATCCGCTCGCGTACGAGGTGCTGTGGGGCGGCAAGTACGTGGACGGCGGCGGCGGGCTGGTCTCGGCGCCGTCCACGCACCTGGGCAACGGCACCCTCAAGGTCACGGCGCCCGCCAAGACCGGTGTGTGGAAGCTGTACGTCAAGGCGAAGGACGGGCGGGGCAACGTGGGCGTCGAACAGCGCTCGGTCCGCGTGGTGCCGCCGCCGGTGGCCGGCACGGACGTGGCACGGGGCCGGCCGACCACCGCCTCCACCTATCAGAACGACGGGTACGGCGGCTGCCCCTGCGCCCCGCAGTTGGCGACGGACGGGCGCGACGACACCCGGTGGGCGACGACCTGGGCCGATCAGCAGTGGCTCCAGGTGGATCTGGGGTCGGTGAAGCAGCTGAGGCACGCGCAGCTGGTGTGGGAGAGCGCGTACGGGAAGGCGTACACCGTCAAGGTGTCGGACGACGGCCAGAACTGGCGGACGGCGTACGCCACTTCGTCCGGTGACGGCGGGATCGACGACTTCGACATCGCCGCGTCGGGCCGTTACGTCCGGCTGGAGCTGACCCAGCGGGGCACGGGGTACGGCTACTCCCTCTTCCACTTCGGCGTCTATGCCTGA
- a CDS encoding DUF1996 domain-containing protein, producing the protein MRIRSRTLSALLVSAAFAVTAAAGLGASALTAQATPDSGAGAHAGMNHAAVAPLATGDDPDGDGYIPAVPQVTGVTPSDREPAPRYFHEFQANCAVTRTAPDDPIVFAGRPGASHDHTFMGNTTTNAFSTTSSLSAGGTACNAVGDLSGYWMPTLYNGNQAVLPTGPQVIYYKAGVTDYTSVRPFPKGLRFLVGSPTQTAAEFRAHKGWVEGWECGDSFKNVEFPANCPAGTQLNIRFQAPSCWDGKYLDTPDHKAHMAYPTVKAGTNNNVCPADHPVALPMVEFKMAFPVSGNMSQVRLSSGAGHTFHYDFFNAWDDRTLNALVEHCVKGGLQCNARGYDETHPEAGAVLGPDYRLP; encoded by the coding sequence ATGAGAATCCGCTCGCGGACCCTGTCCGCACTCCTGGTCTCGGCGGCGTTCGCCGTGACCGCCGCAGCCGGCCTCGGCGCCTCCGCGCTGACCGCCCAGGCGACCCCGGACTCCGGCGCCGGCGCGCACGCGGGCATGAACCACGCCGCGGTCGCCCCGCTCGCCACCGGCGACGACCCCGACGGCGACGGCTACATCCCGGCCGTTCCGCAGGTCACCGGTGTCACCCCGTCCGACCGGGAGCCGGCCCCGCGCTACTTCCACGAGTTCCAGGCGAACTGCGCGGTCACCCGGACCGCCCCGGACGACCCGATCGTCTTCGCGGGCCGGCCGGGCGCCTCCCACGACCACACCTTCATGGGCAACACCACCACGAACGCGTTCAGCACCACCTCCTCGCTGAGCGCGGGCGGCACGGCGTGCAACGCGGTCGGCGACCTGTCGGGCTACTGGATGCCGACGCTGTACAACGGAAACCAGGCCGTGCTGCCCACCGGACCCCAGGTGATCTACTACAAGGCCGGGGTCACCGACTACACGAGCGTGCGTCCCTTCCCCAAGGGCCTGCGGTTCCTCGTCGGCAGTCCGACCCAGACCGCGGCCGAGTTCCGCGCGCACAAGGGCTGGGTCGAGGGTTGGGAGTGCGGCGACAGCTTCAAGAACGTCGAGTTCCCCGCGAACTGCCCGGCCGGCACCCAGCTCAACATCCGCTTCCAAGCGCCGAGTTGCTGGGACGGCAAGTACCTCGACACGCCCGACCACAAGGCCCACATGGCGTATCCGACGGTGAAGGCCGGCACCAACAACAACGTCTGCCCGGCCGATCACCCGGTGGCGCTGCCCATGGTCGAGTTCAAGATGGCCTTCCCCGTCAGCGGGAACATGTCGCAGGTCAGGCTCTCCAGCGGGGCCGGCCACACGTTCCACTACGACTTCTTCAACGCGTGGGACGACCGGACCCTGAACGCCCTCGTCGAGCACTGCGTCAAGGGCGGCCTCCAGTGCAACGCCCGTGGCTACGACGAGACACACCCCGAGGCGGGCGCCGTCCTCGGCCCCGACTACCGGCTCCCGTAG
- a CDS encoding discoidin domain-containing protein, with product MPLLHDRPPRLTVAALAAALVAALLVLLPGATASAAPTLLSQGRPATASTVEGGGTPASAAVDGDTNTRWSSQFADPQWIQVDLGAPAQISQVVLRWEAAYAKAYRVELSTDGTNWSTAYSTAASAGGVQTHDVTGTARYVRVYGTQRATGYGYSLWEFQVYGTGGTGPTLPGGGDLGPNVIVFDPSTPNIQARLDQVFAQQESAQFGSGRYQFLFKPGTYNGLNAQIGFYTSISGLGLSPDDTTINGDVTVDAGWFGGNATQNFWRSAENLALNPVNGTDRWAVSQAAPFRRMHVKGGLNLAPNGYGWASGGYIADSKVDGQVGNYSQQQWYTRDSSIGGWSNSVWNQVFSGTQGAPAQSFPEPRYTTLDTTPVSREKPFLYLDGNEYKVFAPAKRVNARGTSWGNGTPQGTSIPLSRFYVVKPGASAATINQALTQGLHLLFTPGVYHVNQTIQVNRPDTVVLGLGLATIIPDNGVTAMKVADVDGVKLAGFLIDAGQVNSPTLLEVGPAGASTDHAANPTTVQDVFIRVGGAGAGKATAGMVINNHDTIVDHTWIWRADHGDGVGWETNRSDYGFRVNGDDVLATGLFVEHFNKYDVEWNGERGRTIFFQNEKAYDAPNQAAIQNGSIKGYAAYKVADSVNTHEGWGLGSYCYYNVDPTIRQDHGFQAPVKPGVRFHDLLVVSLGGNGQYEHVINNTGAPTSGTSTTPSTVVSFP from the coding sequence ATGCCCCTGCTCCACGATCGCCCGCCGAGACTCACCGTCGCGGCCCTCGCCGCGGCCCTGGTCGCGGCCCTCCTCGTGCTGCTCCCCGGCGCCACCGCGAGCGCGGCGCCCACGCTGCTCTCCCAGGGCAGGCCCGCCACCGCCTCCACCGTGGAGGGCGGCGGCACCCCGGCCTCCGCGGCCGTGGACGGCGACACCAACACCCGTTGGTCCAGCCAGTTCGCCGACCCGCAGTGGATACAGGTCGACCTGGGCGCGCCGGCGCAGATCAGCCAGGTCGTGCTGCGCTGGGAGGCCGCGTACGCCAAGGCGTACCGGGTCGAACTGTCCACCGACGGGACCAACTGGTCCACCGCCTACTCCACCGCGGCCTCCGCCGGCGGGGTCCAGACCCACGACGTCACCGGCACCGCCCGCTACGTCCGGGTGTACGGCACCCAGCGCGCCACCGGATACGGCTACTCGCTCTGGGAGTTCCAGGTGTACGGCACGGGCGGTACCGGTCCGACGCTCCCGGGCGGGGGCGACCTCGGCCCCAACGTGATCGTCTTCGACCCGTCCACGCCGAACATCCAGGCCAGGCTCGACCAGGTCTTCGCGCAGCAGGAGTCGGCCCAGTTCGGCTCCGGCCGCTACCAGTTCCTGTTCAAGCCGGGCACGTACAACGGCCTGAACGCCCAGATCGGCTTCTACACCTCGATCTCGGGTCTCGGCCTCAGCCCGGACGACACCACCATCAACGGGGACGTCACCGTCGACGCCGGCTGGTTCGGCGGCAACGCCACGCAGAACTTCTGGCGTTCGGCGGAGAACCTCGCACTGAACCCGGTCAACGGCACCGACCGCTGGGCCGTGTCCCAAGCCGCACCGTTCCGCCGAATGCACGTCAAGGGCGGACTCAACCTGGCCCCCAACGGCTACGGTTGGGCCTCCGGCGGGTACATCGCCGACTCCAAGGTCGACGGCCAGGTCGGCAACTACTCGCAGCAGCAGTGGTACACCCGCGACAGCTCCATCGGCGGCTGGTCCAACTCCGTCTGGAACCAGGTGTTCTCCGGCACCCAGGGCGCGCCGGCGCAGAGCTTCCCCGAGCCGCGCTACACCACGCTGGACACCACCCCCGTCTCGCGGGAGAAGCCCTTCCTGTACCTCGACGGCAACGAGTACAAGGTGTTCGCCCCGGCGAAGCGGGTCAACGCCCGCGGCACCTCCTGGGGCAACGGGACCCCGCAGGGCACCTCGATCCCGCTGAGCCGGTTCTACGTGGTCAAGCCGGGTGCGAGCGCCGCCACGATCAACCAGGCGCTGACCCAGGGCCTGCACCTGCTCTTCACCCCGGGCGTCTACCACGTGAACCAGACCATCCAGGTGAACCGCCCCGACACGGTCGTCCTGGGCCTGGGCCTCGCCACGATCATCCCGGACAACGGGGTGACCGCCATGAAGGTCGCCGACGTGGACGGCGTCAAGCTCGCGGGCTTCCTGATCGACGCGGGTCAGGTCAACTCCCCCACCCTGCTGGAGGTCGGTCCGGCCGGCGCGAGCACGGACCACGCGGCGAACCCGACGACCGTCCAGGACGTGTTCATCCGCGTCGGCGGCGCCGGTGCGGGCAAGGCCACCGCCGGCATGGTGATCAACAACCACGACACCATCGTCGACCACACGTGGATCTGGCGGGCCGACCACGGCGACGGGGTGGGCTGGGAGACCAACCGCTCCGACTACGGCTTCCGTGTGAACGGTGACGACGTCCTGGCGACCGGGCTGTTCGTCGAGCACTTCAACAAGTACGACGTGGAGTGGAACGGCGAGCGCGGCCGGACGATCTTCTTCCAGAACGAGAAGGCGTACGACGCCCCGAACCAGGCCGCGATCCAGAACGGTTCGATCAAGGGCTACGCCGCCTACAAGGTGGCCGACTCGGTCAACACCCACGAGGGCTGGGGCCTGGGCAGCTACTGCTACTACAACGTGGATCCGACGATCCGTCAGGACCACGGATTCCAGGCGCCGGTGAAGCCCGGCGTCCGGTTCCACGACCTGCTCGTCGTCTCGCTGGGCGGCAACGGCCAGTACGAGCACGTCATCAACAACACCGGCGCCCCCACCTCGGGGACGTCGACCACCCCCTCCACCGTGGTCTCGTTCCCCTGA
- a CDS encoding poly(A) polymerase produces MRTSEQLYHQVRWDPRFDPARFTLGLRRRGAAPKRVPLPTFVPGGDIPWHRVLFVEADGELVWDRATGLDVIDDTRAGRIEEPRLLDAPFFTARIPHAWDPAGEGAWRPAAPAPDAPPVDTVRLVTWNTLWDRYDAPLISTALRRPMLLADLARADADVIALQEVEPALLTMLLAQPWVRERYTVGADPRGRDVAECGLLILSRLPVREAGLHELRPHKAVIAVTVDTAAGPLVVANTHLTSDHSEHGADRRTGELASLTHGLGSVDAAIALVGDFNDGRTGAEGPAAALGLRDAWTEVHGATDDTPTFDPAVNPLAAVGSLSGRSARLDRILLRSPGVVRSAALRGDVPGPDGLFVSDHFGVEATLGFGAPDEGPARLDVAATARTAVAWLPPADPAVDALRRAHDPGVDRWPAHVNLLFGFVPESAFEAALPLLAQVAAETAPFPARLEGVHDFGHREDATLWLDPAADGAAPWQELRRALVARFPGCRGRAEGYTPHLTLGRGGDPQRAAAEFGARLGGGTRRARVGSLAVLSRRGDGPMQVRATVELGTGEVRWVPETAPSADPSARSSADRGGPDPGPVLARITGALGEGVVHVAGSRRMGCPLPDADLDLVAALAGETHIEEVRDRVAAALPAAERLRSVPGARVPGLRFRVAGLDVDLVVVSTGAMDPARAVAGRAELGEAARIALSAVGDADAVRDFVGPEHDAFAVLAREVKAWARARGLDSAPFGGLPGLAWSVLAARTVREASDLAPAALLRTFFGTWAAWDWREPVSLGTTGPAAEQRAEQGSGAGLPSARGHGPGGSDRDPVTVLTPSDPVRSCTTQVGPGTRDLLVRELYTAWEALEAGADGPLAAAGPPPHRRHAAFAVVTVRGDAGEFEDRLGRVRGRLRALLGALEEAGVGDAHAWPRPFASGDASARYAIGLGANPPAAADLSPLVARWTAGLPGVTVERVDGGAVPTLT; encoded by the coding sequence ATGCGTACCAGCGAGCAGCTCTACCACCAGGTCCGCTGGGACCCGCGGTTCGATCCGGCGCGGTTCACGCTCGGGCTGCGCCGGCGCGGGGCCGCCCCGAAGCGGGTGCCCCTGCCGACGTTCGTGCCGGGCGGCGACATCCCCTGGCACCGGGTCCTGTTCGTCGAGGCGGACGGCGAGTTGGTGTGGGACCGGGCCACCGGCCTGGACGTCATCGACGACACGCGCGCCGGTCGGATCGAGGAACCGCGGCTGCTGGACGCGCCGTTCTTCACCGCGCGGATCCCTCACGCTTGGGACCCGGCGGGCGAGGGCGCCTGGCGGCCGGCCGCACCGGCCCCCGACGCCCCGCCCGTGGACACGGTCCGGCTGGTCACGTGGAACACGCTGTGGGACCGGTACGACGCCCCCCTCATCTCCACCGCGCTGCGCAGGCCGATGCTCCTGGCCGACCTGGCCCGGGCCGACGCCGACGTGATCGCGCTCCAGGAGGTCGAGCCGGCGCTCCTGACGATGCTGCTCGCGCAGCCGTGGGTGCGGGAGCGGTACACGGTGGGCGCCGACCCGCGCGGCCGGGACGTCGCCGAATGCGGGCTGTTGATCCTGAGCAGGCTGCCGGTGCGGGAGGCGGGCCTGCACGAGCTGCGCCCGCACAAGGCCGTGATCGCCGTGACGGTGGACACCGCGGCCGGACCGCTGGTGGTCGCCAACACCCACCTGACCAGCGACCACAGCGAACACGGCGCCGACCGGCGGACGGGAGAACTGGCCTCCCTGACACACGGCCTGGGCTCCGTCGACGCCGCGATCGCCCTCGTCGGCGACTTCAACGACGGCCGGACCGGGGCCGAGGGCCCGGCGGCCGCGCTGGGACTCCGGGACGCCTGGACCGAGGTGCACGGGGCGACGGACGACACGCCGACCTTCGATCCGGCGGTGAACCCGCTGGCGGCGGTGGGCTCGCTCTCGGGACGGTCCGCGCGACTGGACCGGATCCTGCTGCGGTCGCCGGGCGTGGTGCGCTCGGCGGCGCTGCGGGGCGATGTCCCCGGCCCGGACGGGCTGTTCGTCTCGGACCACTTCGGGGTGGAGGCGACGCTGGGGTTCGGGGCGCCGGACGAGGGGCCGGCGCGTCTGGACGTGGCGGCGACGGCGCGCACGGCGGTGGCCTGGCTTCCGCCGGCCGACCCGGCCGTGGACGCCCTTCGACGCGCCCACGATCCCGGGGTCGACCGGTGGCCGGCGCACGTGAACCTGCTCTTCGGATTCGTTCCGGAGTCGGCGTTCGAGGCGGCGCTGCCGCTGTTGGCGCAGGTCGCGGCGGAGACGGCCCCGTTCCCGGCCCGCCTGGAGGGCGTACACGACTTCGGGCACCGGGAGGACGCCACGCTGTGGCTGGACCCGGCCGCCGACGGCGCGGCGCCCTGGCAGGAGCTTCGACGGGCACTGGTGGCACGGTTCCCGGGCTGCCGGGGCCGCGCCGAGGGCTACACCCCGCACCTGACGCTGGGACGCGGCGGCGATCCGCAGCGGGCGGCGGCGGAGTTCGGCGCCCGGCTCGGCGGCGGGACGCGCCGGGCACGGGTCGGCTCGCTCGCCGTGCTGTCGCGGCGCGGGGACGGACCGATGCAGGTCCGGGCGACGGTGGAGCTGGGGACGGGCGAGGTCAGGTGGGTACCGGAGACCGCCCCGTCGGCCGACCCGTCGGCGCGGTCGTCGGCCGACCGGGGCGGTCCGGATCCCGGGCCGGTCCTCGCCCGGATCACGGGGGCGTTGGGCGAGGGCGTGGTGCACGTGGCGGGGTCCCGACGGATGGGCTGCCCGTTGCCGGACGCGGACCTGGACCTGGTGGCGGCCTTGGCGGGCGAGACCCACATCGAGGAGGTACGGGACCGGGTGGCGGCGGCGCTGCCGGCGGCCGAGCGGCTGCGGTCGGTACCGGGGGCCCGGGTGCCGGGGCTGCGGTTCCGGGTGGCCGGGCTGGACGTGGACCTGGTGGTGGTCTCCACCGGCGCCATGGATCCGGCGCGGGCCGTGGCCGGACGGGCGGAGCTGGGCGAGGCGGCGCGGATCGCGCTGAGCGCGGTCGGCGACGCCGACGCGGTACGGGACTTCGTGGGTCCGGAGCACGATGCCTTCGCGGTGCTGGCCCGTGAGGTGAAGGCCTGGGCGCGGGCGCGGGGCCTGGATTCGGCGCCCTTCGGCGGGCTGCCGGGCCTGGCCTGGTCGGTGCTGGCCGCGCGGACGGTGCGCGAGGCGTCGGACCTGGCTCCCGCCGCGCTGTTGCGCACGTTCTTCGGGACCTGGGCGGCCTGGGACTGGCGCGAGCCGGTGTCCCTGGGGACGACGGGACCGGCGGCGGAGCAGCGGGCGGAGCAGGGGTCCGGGGCGGGGCTCCCGTCCGCGCGGGGGCACGGCCCGGGCGGGAGCGACCGTGACCCCGTCACGGTGCTCACCCCGTCCGATCCGGTGCGCAGTTGCACGACGCAGGTGGGGCCGGGCACGCGTGACCTGTTGGTCCGGGAGCTGTACACGGCCTGGGAGGCGTTGGAGGCGGGAGCGGACGGCCCGCTCGCCGCGGCCGGACCGCCACCGCACCGACGGCACGCCGCCTTTGCGGTGGTCACCGTACGGGGCGACGCCGGGGAGTTCGAGGACCGGCTGGGCCGCGTGCGCGGCCGGTTGCGTGCGTTGCTCGGCGCGCTGGAGGAGGCCGGTGTCGGGGACGCCCACGCCTGGCCCCGCCCGTTCGCCTCGGGTGACGCCTCGGCCCGCTACGCGATCGGACTCGGGGCGAACCCGCCGGCCGCGGCCGACCTGTCCCCGCTCGTCGCGCGCTGGACGGCGGGCCTGCCGGGAGTCACGGTCGAGCGGGTGGACGGCGGAGCGGTTCCGACCCTGACCTGA
- a CDS encoding RNA ligase family protein produces the protein MRTHYPRTAHLPWSPGASADDVRSSGLAALAGREVVVTEKLDGENTTLYADGSHARSLDSGHHPSRAWVKALQGRIGTGIPAGWRVCGENLYARHSLAYEDLDSWFYGFSVWDGDSCLGWDRTVRFLHGIGVPSPRVLWRGVFDERALRGLRLDTNRQEGYVVRTVDGFTRADFGRYVAKWVRVGHVRTDTHWMYAQVVPNGLGPRAPLWAVRSGSEPDVAALLDAVGAGPAAHAEPPVTSVDPSGTSAASTGEVVAEVTARLDGAGRTGEARLTGVLAAALRGERRAALGARLAAGPLGMATARRVADLVGLYPALRRPFPDEERRAGLVRLAAAADLGVLHALAGAAADGATRECVEWSALYAEEAGLLGPDPLGALRSGLRDGVAGVDPDAADRCWAEAREAFARGKAHTAEEAVAATWRWRDGAFPRLVQLCGPSGSGKSTFAGSLPGVSAYVSLDELRAARGSRGDQKDNADVLREGLDRLSLALAAATRTGGTVVWDATSLNEQQRGLAGAVARRRDALVTHAVAWVEEAELVRRNTVRPHPVPAAVLESQLRRFAPPYPGRAHRTWYIGAGGTVEDTAGTVTERDGDL, from the coding sequence ATGCGCACGCACTACCCCCGTACGGCGCATCTTCCCTGGTCTCCCGGGGCGAGCGCGGACGATGTCCGCAGCTCCGGGCTCGCGGCACTGGCCGGACGCGAGGTGGTGGTCACCGAGAAGCTCGACGGGGAGAACACCACCCTGTACGCGGACGGCTCGCACGCGCGTTCGCTCGACTCGGGGCACCATCCGTCGCGGGCCTGGGTGAAGGCGCTGCAAGGGCGGATCGGGACCGGGATCCCGGCGGGTTGGCGGGTGTGCGGCGAGAACCTGTACGCCCGGCACTCCCTCGCCTACGAGGACCTGGACAGTTGGTTCTACGGCTTCTCCGTGTGGGACGGCGATTCCTGCCTGGGCTGGGACCGCACCGTGCGGTTCCTGCACGGGATCGGCGTACCGAGCCCGCGGGTCCTGTGGCGCGGGGTCTTCGACGAGCGGGCGCTGCGCGGGCTGCGGCTCGACACGAACCGCCAGGAGGGCTACGTCGTCCGCACGGTGGACGGTTTCACCCGCGCCGACTTCGGGCGGTACGTCGCGAAGTGGGTCCGCGTGGGGCACGTGCGGACCGACACCCACTGGATGTACGCGCAGGTCGTGCCGAACGGGCTCGGGCCGCGGGCCCCGTTGTGGGCGGTCCGGTCGGGTTCCGAGCCGGACGTCGCGGCGCTGCTGGACGCGGTCGGGGCGGGACCGGCGGCGCACGCCGAACCCCCCGTGACCTCCGTCGACCCCTCGGGGACGTCCGCCGCTTCGACAGGGGAGGTCGTCGCGGAGGTGACCGCCCGCCTGGACGGGGCCGGGCGCACCGGCGAGGCACGACTGACCGGGGTACTGGCGGCCGCACTGCGCGGTGAGCGGCGGGCGGCCCTCGGGGCACGGCTCGCGGCCGGGCCGCTCGGGATGGCGACGGCCCGGCGGGTCGCGGACCTGGTCGGGCTGTACCCGGCGCTGCGACGGCCGTTCCCGGACGAGGAGCGGCGGGCCGGGCTGGTCCGACTCGCCGCGGCGGCCGACCTGGGGGTGCTGCACGCGCTGGCCGGGGCCGCGGCGGACGGGGCCACCCGGGAGTGCGTCGAGTGGTCCGCGCTGTACGCCGAGGAGGCGGGGCTGCTCGGACCGGACCCCCTGGGGGCGCTGCGGTCGGGGCTGCGGGACGGCGTGGCCGGCGTGGACCCGGACGCGGCGGACCGCTGCTGGGCCGAGGCGCGGGAGGCGTTCGCGCGGGGGAAGGCACACACCGCCGAGGAGGCGGTGGCGGCGACCTGGCGATGGCGCGACGGGGCGTTCCCCCGACTGGTCCAGCTGTGCGGGCCCTCGGGCAGCGGCAAGAGCACCTTCGCCGGGTCGCTGCCCGGTGTGAGCGCGTACGTGAGCCTCGACGAGCTGCGGGCCGCCCGGGGTTCGCGCGGCGACCAGAAAGACAACGCGGACGTGCTCCGCGAGGGCCTCGACCGGTTGAGCCTGGCCCTGGCCGCCGCCACGCGCACCGGTGGCACGGTGGTGTGGGACGCGACCTCCCTCAACGAGCAACAGCGCGGCCTGGCGGGCGCCGTCGCGCGCCGCCGGGACGCGTTGGTCACCCACGCGGTCGCCTGGGTCGAGGAGGCGGAGCTGGTCCGGCGCAACACGGTCCGACCGCATCCCGTGCCGGCCGCGGTGCTGGAATCACAGCTGCGGCGGTTCGCCCCGCCGTATCCGGGCCGGGCACACCGGACCTGGTACATCGGCGCGGGCGGCACGGTCGAGGACACGGCCGGTACCGTCACGGAACGGGACGGGGACCTCTGA
- a CDS encoding TIGR03086 family metal-binding protein has translation MTTHTTSFEQTPSTDAAATTAAASDALDPRDDLATAIALAGRALAAVRPDQYDAPTPCEDFDVRRLSSHLVAVLRRIAVIGRGEDPFSVPSFADELSDGAWARAWESAAREAADVWADPAILGRELRLPVGRLPGAAGALMYSHELTVHTWDLARATGQRPVWDESLVERALALVRRVLPAEARGGPIPFGPVTDVDADAPAIDRLVAWAGRRP, from the coding sequence ATGACCACACACACCACCTCGTTCGAGCAGACCCCTTCCACCGACGCCGCCGCGACCACCGCCGCCGCAAGCGACGCACTCGACCCGCGCGACGACCTCGCGACGGCCATCGCACTCGCCGGCCGCGCCCTCGCGGCCGTCCGCCCCGACCAGTACGACGCCCCGACCCCCTGCGAGGACTTCGACGTCCGGCGGCTGTCGAGCCACCTCGTCGCCGTCCTGCGCCGGATCGCGGTGATCGGGCGCGGCGAGGACCCCTTCAGCGTGCCGTCCTTCGCCGACGAACTGTCCGACGGGGCGTGGGCGCGGGCCTGGGAGTCCGCCGCTCGCGAGGCGGCCGACGTCTGGGCCGACCCGGCGATCCTGGGGCGCGAACTCCGGCTTCCCGTGGGCCGGTTGCCGGGAGCGGCCGGCGCGCTCATGTACAGCCACGAGCTGACCGTCCACACCTGGGACCTGGCGCGTGCGACCGGGCAGCGACCGGTGTGGGACGAGTCCCTGGTGGAACGCGCGCTCGCGCTCGTGCGGCGGGTCCTGCCGGCCGAGGCACGCGGCGGGCCGATCCCCTTCGGGCCGGTCACGGACGTGGACGCCGACGCTCCCGCGATCGACCGGCTCGTGGCGTGGGCGGGCCGCCGCCCCTGA